The following proteins come from a genomic window of Enterobacter chengduensis:
- a CDS encoding Hcp family type VI secretion system effector — MSNPAYMWLTDENGSPMTGSSLVSGHIGAIELKSLTHNVNIPADSNTGRLTGTRIHAPIMFQKEFDRVTPLLYKALTTGVTLKSAIIKMYIINEAGVESEYFNILLENVKITSITPDLYPGVGSGTHLETVLLRYESITWKHCEGNIVYKDSWNHRVVA; from the coding sequence ATGTCTAATCCAGCTTATATGTGGTTAACGGATGAAAATGGTTCACCCATGACGGGTTCATCGCTGGTCTCCGGCCATATTGGGGCTATTGAGCTAAAGTCACTCACTCATAATGTCAATATTCCAGCCGATAGCAATACAGGTCGCCTGACAGGTACACGAATTCACGCACCGATTATGTTTCAGAAAGAGTTCGATCGGGTAACGCCTCTTTTATACAAAGCTTTAACTACCGGGGTCACGCTCAAATCAGCAATAATAAAAATGTACATAATTAACGAAGCAGGAGTAGAAAGCGAGTATTTTAACATTCTACTTGAGAATGTTAAAATCACGTCGATAACACCTGATTTATACCCTGGCGTAGGCTCCGGCACCCACCTGGAAACAGTTCTTCTTCGATATGAAAGTATTACCTGGAAGCACTGTGAAGGTAATATCGTTTACAAAGATAGCTGGAACCATAGAGTGGTAGCATAA
- a CDS encoding MFS transporter yields MFRQWLALVIIVLVYIPVAIDATVLHVAAPTLSMTLGASGNELLWIIDIYSLVMAGMVLPMGALGDRIGFKRLLMIGSTLFGLSSLSAAFAPSAGWLIAARASLAIGAAMIIPATLAGIRTLFTDARDRNIALGVWAAVGSGGAAFGPLIGGMLLEHFYWGSVFLINVPIVLVVVSLAARFVPPQQGRPEQPLNISHAVMLIVAILLLVYSAKTALKGTLSPWIVASALVTGSMLLFIFVRIQLRARVPMIDMRLFCHRIILSGVVMAMTAMIALVGFELLMAQELQFVHGFTPFEAGMFMLPVMVASGFSGPIAGVLVGRLGLRIVAAGGMGLSAVSFIGLSMLDFSTQQWQAWGLMVLLGFSAASALLASTSAIMAAAPKEKAAAAGAIETMSYELGAGLGIAIFGLLLTRSFSASIDLPQGLDASLVDKASSSIGEAMKVAQDLTPTLAEPVIEAAKSAFITSHSVALGSAGGMLLLLAVGIWFSLAKVNPQ; encoded by the coding sequence ATGTTTCGTCAGTGGTTAGCGTTAGTGATTATCGTGCTGGTCTATATCCCGGTGGCGATCGACGCGACGGTGCTGCACGTGGCGGCGCCGACATTGAGCATGACGCTGGGCGCCAGCGGCAATGAATTGCTGTGGATCATCGATATCTACTCGCTGGTGATGGCGGGAATGGTGCTGCCGATGGGCGCGCTGGGCGACCGCATTGGTTTTAAACGATTGCTCATGATTGGCAGCACGCTGTTTGGCCTGTCGTCGCTGTCGGCAGCGTTTGCGCCGTCAGCCGGGTGGCTGATTGCGGCGCGCGCCTCGCTGGCAATCGGTGCAGCAATGATTATTCCAGCCACGCTGGCCGGGATCCGCACGCTGTTTACCGACGCGCGGGATCGTAATATCGCGCTGGGCGTTTGGGCCGCGGTGGGGTCCGGCGGGGCGGCGTTTGGCCCGCTGATTGGCGGTATGCTGCTCGAGCATTTTTACTGGGGCTCGGTGTTTTTGATCAACGTCCCGATCGTGCTGGTGGTGGTGTCGCTGGCCGCGCGCTTCGTGCCGCCTCAGCAGGGGCGTCCGGAGCAGCCGCTGAATATCAGCCATGCCGTGATGCTGATTGTGGCGATATTGCTGCTGGTCTACAGCGCGAAAACCGCCCTGAAGGGCACCCTGTCACCGTGGATCGTCGCGTCCGCGCTGGTTACCGGCTCGATGCTGCTGTTCATTTTCGTGCGTATTCAGCTTCGCGCTCGCGTACCGATGATCGACATGCGCCTGTTTTGCCATCGCATCATCCTGAGCGGCGTGGTCATGGCGATGACCGCCATGATTGCCCTGGTCGGCTTTGAGCTCCTGATGGCCCAGGAGCTGCAGTTTGTTCATGGCTTTACGCCGTTTGAAGCGGGCATGTTCATGCTGCCGGTGATGGTCGCCAGCGGGTTCAGTGGCCCGATCGCGGGCGTGCTGGTCGGACGTTTAGGGTTGCGCATCGTTGCGGCTGGCGGAATGGGGCTCAGCGCCGTGAGCTTTATCGGCCTGTCGATGCTCGACTTCAGCACGCAGCAGTGGCAGGCGTGGGGGCTAATGGTGCTGCTCGGCTTCAGCGCCGCCAGCGCGCTGCTGGCCTCGACCTCGGCCATTATGGCGGCCGCGCCGAAAGAGAAAGCCGCCGCCGCAGGCGCAATTGAAACCATGTCCTATGAGCTGGGGGCCGGGCTGGGGATCGCCATCTTTGGTCTGCTGTTGACCCGCAGCTTCTCGGCGTCGATTGACCTGCCGCAGGGGCTGGATGCCTCGCTCGTCGATAAAGCTTCGTCATCCATCGGTGAGGCGATGAAGGTGGCGCAGGATCTCACGCCGACCCTGGCGGAACCGGTGATTGAGGCGGCGAAAAGCGCGTTTATCACCTCGCACAGCGTGGCGCTGGGCAGCGCGGGGGGAATGCTGCTGTTGCTGGCGGTGGGGATCTGGTTCAGCCTGGCGAAGGTCAATCCGCAGTAA
- a CDS encoding DUF3828 domain-containing protein, which yields MKILCFVLFALSPYAVAHSSSAPSQAALKFNQWYIAQLNQNKPPVLNPDIMKDYVVSGTISAIKEMYSGDSNEKDMPDADMFIKSQDWDEDWNQIAVLNSDFDAVCTNVYIAFGKKQEHVVADCLVQEKGKWKIRSATLIK from the coding sequence ATGAAAATACTCTGCTTCGTTCTTTTCGCTCTGTCTCCTTATGCGGTCGCTCATAGTAGCTCTGCACCAAGCCAGGCGGCGCTTAAATTTAATCAATGGTATATCGCACAGTTAAATCAGAATAAACCGCCAGTATTAAATCCCGACATCATGAAAGATTACGTTGTCTCAGGGACAATTTCTGCAATTAAGGAAATGTACTCAGGCGACAGTAACGAAAAAGATATGCCCGATGCGGATATGTTCATCAAATCTCAGGATTGGGACGAAGACTGGAATCAGATCGCGGTCTTAAATTCTGACTTTGATGCGGTTTGCACAAATGTGTATATCGCGTTTGGCAAAAAACAAGAGCACGTTGTGGCAGATTGTCTCGTTCAGGAAAAAGGGAAATGGAAAATTCGATCCGCAACGCTAATTAAGTAA
- a CDS encoding L-2-amino-thiazoline-4-carboxylic acid hydrolase has protein sequence MSDNNELGILARRKIEAEIIKPIYEILVREIGKTRAQAVIGEAIEQAAIDAGKAFASKEPNGADVKSFIALQYLWEKDNALEVKVLDADDQQYNYNVTRCRYAEMYHEMGLGEIGHLLSCARDEKFIVGYAPDVKLTRTTTIMQGGACCDFRYRSAKDKT, from the coding sequence ATGAGTGATAATAACGAGCTGGGCATTCTCGCCCGCCGCAAAATTGAAGCAGAAATTATTAAGCCAATTTATGAAATCCTGGTGCGCGAGATAGGGAAAACCCGCGCCCAGGCGGTCATCGGCGAGGCGATTGAACAAGCGGCAATTGACGCAGGCAAAGCGTTTGCCAGCAAAGAGCCCAACGGCGCGGACGTAAAGAGCTTTATCGCCCTGCAGTATCTGTGGGAGAAAGATAACGCGCTGGAGGTGAAGGTGCTCGACGCCGACGACCAGCAGTACAACTACAACGTGACCCGCTGCCGCTACGCGGAGATGTATCATGAAATGGGGCTGGGCGAGATTGGTCATCTTCTCTCCTGCGCGCGCGATGAAAAGTTCATCGTTGGCTATGCGCCGGACGTGAAGCTGACCCGCACGACCACCATCATGCAGGGCGGTGCGTGTTGTGACTTCCGCTACCGCAGCGCTAAGGACAAGACATGA
- a CDS encoding Zn-dependent hydrolase, whose product MIRVNAERLWSTLEMMAQIGGTPAGGVTRLALSEEDRIARDLLRDWALEAGFTCDIDSMGNMFIRRAGKNPQLAPVMTGSHLDTQPLGGNYDGVYGVLAGLELLRTLNDNAIETERDVVLVNWTNEEGARFAPAMLASGVWAGQLTEDFAYASMDNQRITVREALEAIGYRGERPARAFPLHACYELHIEQGPILEEEEIDIGLVRAAMGQRWFTVTLDGFAAHAGTTPMHSRRDAVIAFAGLALNVEEIGYQFAPDGRATIGMAQVTPNSRNVVPSRVECSVEFRHPSQDALEAMEAALHVATKNLAARGVTANVERIFDYAPVDFNEACLARTENAVAALGYSSKSMVSGAGHDTCYVSKVAPASMIFIPCVKGVSHNEAERILPEWSEKGANVLLHSVLSAALER is encoded by the coding sequence ATGATCCGCGTCAACGCCGAACGGCTGTGGTCAACGCTTGAGATGATGGCGCAGATTGGCGGCACCCCCGCCGGTGGCGTCACCCGTCTGGCACTGAGCGAGGAAGATCGTATTGCGCGCGACCTCCTGCGCGACTGGGCGCTGGAGGCAGGATTCACCTGCGATATCGACAGCATGGGCAATATGTTTATCCGTCGCGCGGGGAAAAACCCGCAGCTTGCCCCAGTCATGACGGGTTCCCATTTGGATACCCAGCCGCTGGGCGGAAACTACGACGGGGTGTACGGCGTGCTGGCCGGACTGGAGCTGCTGCGCACGCTGAACGATAACGCGATTGAAACCGAGCGCGACGTCGTGCTGGTCAACTGGACCAACGAAGAAGGCGCGCGCTTTGCCCCGGCGATGCTGGCCTCCGGCGTCTGGGCAGGCCAGCTCACGGAAGACTTTGCATACGCCAGTATGGACAACCAACGGATAACCGTTCGCGAGGCGCTGGAAGCGATTGGCTATCGCGGCGAACGCCCTGCCCGCGCATTTCCGCTTCACGCCTGCTATGAGCTGCATATTGAGCAGGGGCCGATCCTCGAAGAGGAAGAGATCGACATCGGGCTGGTGCGGGCGGCCATGGGCCAGCGCTGGTTTACGGTAACGCTCGACGGTTTTGCCGCCCATGCGGGAACGACGCCGATGCACAGCCGCCGCGATGCGGTTATCGCCTTCGCCGGGCTGGCGCTGAACGTGGAGGAGATTGGGTATCAATTTGCGCCGGACGGACGCGCGACCATCGGCATGGCGCAGGTTACGCCGAATTCGCGTAACGTTGTCCCTTCGCGAGTGGAATGCAGCGTGGAGTTTCGCCACCCTTCACAGGACGCACTTGAAGCCATGGAAGCCGCGCTGCATGTGGCGACAAAAAACCTGGCCGCACGCGGCGTGACGGCCAACGTCGAGCGCATCTTCGACTATGCGCCAGTCGACTTTAACGAAGCCTGTCTGGCCCGTACGGAAAACGCCGTCGCCGCGCTGGGCTATTCGTCAAAATCGATGGTCTCCGGTGCCGGACACGACACCTGCTACGTCAGTAAGGTGGCCCCTGCCAGCATGATTTTTATCCCCTGCGTGAAGGGCGTCAGCCATAACGAAGCGGAAAGGATCCTGCCGGAGTGGTCAGAGAAAGGCGCGAATGTGTTATTGCACAGCGTCCTGTCTGCGGCGCTTGAGCGATAG
- a CDS encoding branched-chain amino acid ABC transporter substrate-binding protein, with amino-acid sequence MKTVKISALSAAILLSGFASTATWAADGETVVIGLAGPLTGPSARIGKDLENGAQLAIDDINKQHPTIGGKAVTFKLQSEDDQSDPRTAVAVAQRLVDSGVAGVVGHWNTGTSIPAARVYHDAGIAQVAPVATGHAYTQQGFDTSFRVMGHDDDGGQLAGQYAVNTLKAKRIAVIDDRTAFGQGLADQFIKSLEAQGVKIVDRQYVDDKTVDFSAVLTAIRSKNADLIFFGGVDSQAAPLARRIKQLGMNATLMGAGGFVSQTFLKLAQKEGEGVVALEPGLPVDQMPGGKAFEQAWQSRYHTHIELHAPFAYDATRVLVAAMEKADSVDPSEYLPALRGISYSGVTGQIAFDKEGNLKSPSFTVYKVVEGKWLPQTVLGGAKAK; translated from the coding sequence ATGAAAACAGTAAAAATCAGTGCGCTCAGCGCCGCTATTCTGCTCAGCGGTTTTGCCTCAACGGCCACATGGGCCGCTGACGGCGAAACCGTGGTTATCGGCCTGGCGGGCCCGCTCACCGGCCCGTCTGCCCGTATCGGTAAAGATCTGGAGAACGGCGCGCAGCTGGCCATTGACGACATTAACAAGCAGCACCCGACCATCGGCGGCAAAGCGGTGACCTTCAAACTGCAGTCAGAAGACGATCAGTCCGACCCGCGTACCGCCGTGGCCGTCGCGCAGCGTCTGGTGGATAGCGGCGTCGCGGGCGTCGTAGGTCACTGGAACACCGGCACCAGTATTCCGGCAGCCCGCGTCTATCACGATGCCGGCATCGCGCAGGTCGCACCGGTCGCGACCGGTCATGCCTATACGCAACAGGGTTTTGATACCAGCTTCCGCGTGATGGGCCACGATGACGACGGCGGCCAGCTCGCCGGTCAGTACGCGGTGAATACCCTGAAAGCCAAGCGCATTGCGGTGATCGACGACCGTACCGCCTTCGGTCAGGGCCTGGCGGACCAGTTTATAAAGTCGCTTGAAGCGCAGGGCGTGAAGATTGTCGACCGTCAGTACGTGGATGACAAAACGGTGGACTTCAGCGCGGTACTGACCGCCATCCGCAGCAAAAACGCCGATCTGATCTTCTTCGGCGGCGTCGACAGCCAGGCCGCACCGCTGGCACGCCGCATCAAACAGCTGGGCATGAACGCCACGCTGATGGGCGCTGGCGGATTTGTCAGCCAGACGTTCCTGAAGCTGGCGCAGAAAGAAGGCGAAGGCGTGGTCGCGCTGGAGCCGGGTCTGCCCGTCGACCAGATGCCGGGTGGAAAGGCTTTCGAGCAGGCCTGGCAGTCCCGCTACCACACCCATATCGAACTGCACGCGCCGTTCGCCTATGACGCCACCCGCGTGCTGGTTGCGGCGATGGAAAAAGCAGACTCCGTCGATCCGTCCGAGTATCTGCCAGCCCTGCGCGGCATTAGCTACTCCGGCGTCACCGGGCAAATTGCGTTTGATAAAGAGGGCAACCTGAAGTCGCCGTCGTTCACCGTTTACAAAGTTGTCGAGGGCAAATGGCTGCCGCAAACCGTGCTGGGTGGCGCAAAAGCGAAGTAA
- a CDS encoding potassium transporter Kup: protein MSPRHSSEASQPLSRLTLLAGGALGVVFGDIGTSPLYTFRTVLSLSEHDPTPGVILGLLSLITWTLILVTSIKYAAFAMRIDNHGEGGIMALMSLLVEKGKGGRWVIFAALIGAALIYGDGAITPAISVLSALEGLEMVFPASQPYILPLTVAVLLALFLIQPFGTARIGKIFGPVMAVWFLAIAVLGVRGIVQHPSVLLALNPAYGIAFLFSNGYTSFLVLGGVFLCVTGAEALYADMGHFGKKPIWLAWYGVVFPSLLLNYAGQSALILAGADSKQNLFYTLCPPALQVPLIILAALATIIASQAIITGAFSMTRQAIQLGWLPRLRIKQTAAESYGQIYIGIINWLLMGVTIGLVVFFKSSDKLAAAYGIAVSLTMLMTTGLLFVAMREVWRWSLVSSAVIAFCFLVIDATFLFANLIKVLEGGYIPLLMAAAVCTVMLIWHRGVKAVSASVGEMGVSVDAFFAQLQQKTVPRVAGSAIFLTRTQNNIPPVMRWHVARNRALQQDVLSLTIDILNVPYVGEEQRIRVEQRAPGYWHGVAQYGFMEHPDIPRLLQGVSEVNAIFATDDATWYVGHETIVAGEGEAGMAAWQRHIFAFMKRNCTHVINHYHLPSDRVVEISRRVAV from the coding sequence ATGAGCCCTCGCCACAGCAGTGAAGCGTCCCAACCGCTCTCCCGGTTAACCCTGCTTGCAGGAGGGGCGCTTGGCGTCGTTTTTGGTGATATTGGCACCAGCCCGCTTTATACCTTCCGGACGGTGCTTTCGCTCTCTGAGCATGACCCGACGCCCGGCGTCATACTCGGCCTGCTCTCCCTGATAACCTGGACACTCATCCTGGTGACGTCCATAAAATATGCCGCCTTTGCCATGCGAATTGATAACCATGGCGAAGGGGGCATCATGGCCCTGATGTCGCTTCTGGTGGAAAAGGGCAAAGGCGGACGCTGGGTCATTTTTGCCGCCCTGATTGGCGCCGCGCTGATATACGGTGACGGCGCAATAACCCCGGCCATCTCCGTCCTGTCTGCCCTCGAAGGGCTGGAAATGGTGTTCCCGGCGTCCCAGCCGTACATACTACCCCTGACGGTCGCGGTTCTGCTGGCGCTGTTTCTTATCCAACCTTTTGGTACCGCCCGTATAGGGAAAATTTTTGGCCCGGTGATGGCGGTGTGGTTTTTGGCGATTGCAGTTCTTGGCGTGCGGGGGATCGTGCAACACCCCTCGGTACTGCTGGCCCTCAATCCCGCGTATGGCATCGCGTTTCTGTTTTCGAACGGGTACACCAGCTTCCTGGTCCTGGGCGGCGTGTTTCTCTGCGTGACGGGTGCCGAAGCCCTGTATGCCGACATGGGGCATTTTGGTAAAAAGCCCATCTGGCTTGCCTGGTACGGCGTCGTCTTTCCTTCGCTGCTGCTCAACTACGCCGGTCAGTCAGCGTTGATTCTGGCTGGTGCCGACAGCAAACAGAATCTTTTCTATACGCTGTGTCCGCCTGCGCTGCAGGTTCCGCTCATCATTCTTGCCGCGCTGGCGACAATCATCGCCAGCCAGGCGATTATTACCGGCGCTTTTTCGATGACGCGCCAGGCCATTCAGCTTGGCTGGTTGCCCCGGTTACGCATCAAACAGACGGCGGCAGAAAGCTACGGCCAGATTTACATCGGGATAATAAACTGGCTGCTGATGGGGGTGACCATCGGGCTGGTGGTGTTCTTTAAATCCTCCGACAAGCTTGCCGCGGCGTACGGCATCGCCGTGTCATTAACCATGCTGATGACCACGGGCCTGCTGTTTGTCGCTATGCGGGAAGTGTGGCGCTGGAGCCTGGTCAGCAGCGCGGTCATTGCCTTCTGTTTCCTGGTGATTGATGCCACCTTCCTGTTTGCCAATTTGATTAAGGTGCTGGAAGGCGGCTATATTCCGCTGCTGATGGCCGCCGCTGTTTGTACGGTGATGCTGATCTGGCACCGGGGCGTTAAGGCGGTATCGGCATCGGTGGGCGAGATGGGCGTCAGCGTGGATGCCTTCTTTGCCCAGCTTCAGCAAAAGACGGTGCCCAGAGTGGCGGGCTCCGCCATCTTTTTGACCCGAACCCAGAACAATATCCCGCCGGTCATGCGCTGGCACGTCGCGCGCAACCGGGCGCTACAGCAGGACGTGTTGTCGCTGACCATTGATATTCTCAACGTGCCCTACGTGGGGGAAGAACAACGTATAAGAGTGGAGCAGCGCGCACCGGGCTACTGGCACGGCGTGGCGCAGTATGGCTTTATGGAACACCCGGACATCCCGCGGTTGCTGCAGGGCGTCAGCGAGGTCAACGCAATTTTTGCCACGGATGACGCCACCTGGTATGTCGGGCATGAAACCATTGTGGCAGGCGAAGGTGAGGCGGGCATGGCGGCCTGGCAGCGGCACATCTTTGCTTTTATGAAGCGCAACTGCACGCACGTCATCAACCACTATCACCTTCCCAGCGATCGCGTCGTCGAAATCAGCCGACGCGTTGCCGTGTAG
- a CDS encoding flavin reductase family protein yields the protein MSHFRPVELRHASRLLNHGPTVLITSRDESLDRRNVMAAAWSMPVEFEPPRIAIVVDKSTWSRELIERSGKFGIVIPGVAAASWTYAVGSVSGRDEDKFNCYGIPVVNGPELGLPVIEEKCLAWMECRLLPVTSAAEKYDTLFGEVVSAAADERAFVAGRWQFDGDKLNTLHHLGAGTFVASGKMVKAPD from the coding sequence ATGAGCCACTTTCGCCCTGTTGAATTACGTCATGCCAGCCGCCTGCTGAACCACGGTCCTACCGTACTGATTACCAGTCGGGACGAATCTCTCGACAGACGCAACGTGATGGCCGCCGCATGGTCAATGCCCGTTGAGTTTGAGCCGCCGCGCATCGCAATCGTCGTGGATAAAAGCACCTGGTCGCGCGAGCTAATTGAGCGTAGCGGGAAGTTTGGCATCGTCATCCCCGGCGTGGCGGCGGCCAGCTGGACTTACGCGGTCGGCAGCGTCAGCGGCCGCGACGAGGACAAATTCAACTGCTACGGCATTCCGGTCGTAAACGGCCCTGAACTCGGCCTGCCGGTTATCGAAGAGAAATGTCTGGCGTGGATGGAGTGCCGGTTATTACCCGTCACCTCTGCGGCGGAAAAATACGATACGCTGTTTGGCGAAGTGGTTTCAGCGGCGGCAGATGAACGCGCGTTCGTCGCCGGACGCTGGCAGTTTGACGGGGATAAGCTGAATACGCTGCATCATCTTGGGGCCGGGACGTTTGTGGCGAGCGGGAAGATGGTGAAGGCGCCGGATTGA
- a CDS encoding TetR family transcriptional regulator: MRYLSKDERREAILQAAMRVALAEGLGAMTVRRVASEAGVATGQVHHHFASGGELKSLAFVRLIRELLDADVARVQAGWREQLHGMLGSDDGRFEPYIRLWREAQILASRDDDIKGAYVMTMEMWHQETVAIIRGGAEAGTFTLTDRPENIAWRLIGLVCGLDGITVLNMPEMDDAAFNKHLDKLISLELF; this comes from the coding sequence ATGCGATATCTGAGCAAGGATGAACGGCGGGAAGCGATTTTACAGGCCGCCATGCGCGTGGCGCTGGCCGAGGGGCTGGGAGCCATGACGGTGCGGCGCGTTGCGTCGGAAGCGGGCGTGGCAACCGGACAGGTACACCATCATTTTGCCTCCGGCGGAGAGCTAAAATCGCTGGCCTTCGTTCGGTTAATCCGCGAACTGCTGGATGCTGACGTCGCCAGGGTACAGGCCGGATGGCGCGAACAGCTTCATGGCATGCTCGGCAGCGATGACGGCAGATTTGAGCCCTATATTCGTCTATGGCGCGAAGCGCAGATCCTGGCCAGCCGCGATGATGACATAAAGGGTGCCTATGTCATGACGATGGAGATGTGGCACCAGGAAACCGTGGCGATTATTCGGGGGGGAGCTGAAGCCGGGACCTTTACGCTCACCGACCGGCCGGAAAATATTGCCTGGCGTTTGATAGGCCTGGTATGTGGCCTGGACGGGATTACGGTATTGAATATGCCAGAAATGGACGACGCGGCATTTAATAAGCATCTCGATAAGCTTATTTCGCTCGAGTTATTTTAA
- the nhoA gene encoding N-hydroxyarylamine O-acetyltransferase has translation MSPFLTAYFDRIAWTQPARVDINTLRALHLHHNCAIPFENIDVVLPREIHLEDRCLEDKLVTAHRGGYCFEQNGLLERVLRDVGFTVRSVLGRVVLANPSQMPPRTHRLLLVELNGERWIADVGFGGQTLTAPIRLLANEEQETPHGLYRLLSEGNDWVLQFRHHEHWQSMYQFDLTTQYFSDYVMGNFWSAHWPQSHFRHHLLMCRHLPDGGKLTLTNFNFTHWQNGHVEEQIHLPDAEALYQLMQERFGLGVDDPKHGFTLAELTAVMAGFDTHPQAGK, from the coding sequence ATGTCCCCATTCCTGACCGCCTATTTCGATCGTATCGCCTGGACGCAGCCGGCACGGGTGGATATCAACACCCTGCGAGCGCTGCATTTACACCACAACTGTGCGATCCCCTTTGAGAATATTGATGTCGTGCTGCCGCGCGAAATTCATCTTGAAGATCGGTGCCTGGAGGACAAACTGGTGACGGCACACCGCGGGGGATATTGCTTTGAGCAAAACGGCCTGCTTGAGCGCGTCCTGCGTGACGTCGGGTTTACGGTGCGCAGCGTGCTCGGGCGCGTGGTTCTGGCGAATCCGTCGCAGATGCCGCCGCGTACGCACCGCCTGCTGCTGGTCGAGCTTAACGGTGAACGCTGGATCGCCGACGTGGGGTTTGGCGGCCAGACGCTGACGGCGCCGATTCGACTGCTGGCTAATGAAGAACAGGAGACGCCGCACGGTCTGTATCGTCTGCTGAGCGAGGGCAACGACTGGGTGCTGCAGTTCCGTCACCATGAGCACTGGCAGTCGATGTACCAGTTTGACCTGACGACGCAGTATTTCAGCGATTACGTGATGGGGAACTTCTGGTCGGCGCACTGGCCGCAGTCGCATTTCCGCCATCATCTGCTGATGTGCCGCCATCTGCCGGACGGCGGCAAGCTGACGCTGACCAACTTCAACTTCACCCACTGGCAGAACGGTCATGTGGAGGAGCAGATCCACTTGCCGGATGCGGAGGCGCTGTATCAGCTGATGCAGGAGCGCTTTGGTCTTGGGGTTGACGATCCGAAGCACGGCTTTACACTAGCAGAATTGACGGCGGTGATGGCAGGGTTTGATACGCATCCGCAGGCAGGAAAATAG